A single window of Acetohalobium arabaticum DSM 5501 DNA harbors:
- the amrS gene encoding AmmeMemoRadiSam system radical SAM enzyme, whose protein sequence is MKEARWYERLDEEEIRCNLCPHSCLITAGQTGICQARENQEGRLVSKTYGQVSAVAVDPIEKKPLFHFYPGSEILSLGTVGCNLRCQFCQNYHIAHNQEAETRRLEPEEIVTLVKKHNSIGAAYTYSEPLIWYEYILDTAQLIHQTGLKNVLVTNGLINPEPLAGLLSYIDGLNIDLKAFSEEFYRDICQGYLEPVKESIRLANQEALVEVTTLLIPGLNDSREEIEELTAWLADINPDIPLHFTRYFPKYKLQAEQTSMETLLQAKEIAEEKLNFVYLGNVREPEYSNTYCYECGQLLIKRSWSQPEIYLQDDICPECGAEINILLAD, encoded by the coding sequence ATGAAGGAAGCCCGATGGTATGAAAGGTTAGATGAGGAAGAGATACGCTGCAATCTATGTCCCCACAGCTGTCTTATAACTGCTGGCCAGACAGGTATCTGTCAGGCAAGGGAGAATCAAGAAGGAAGATTAGTCAGTAAGACTTATGGCCAGGTCAGTGCAGTGGCAGTTGATCCTATTGAGAAGAAGCCGTTATTTCATTTCTATCCCGGTAGTGAGATTCTATCCTTAGGGACTGTAGGCTGTAATTTAAGATGCCAATTCTGCCAGAATTATCATATTGCTCATAACCAGGAGGCTGAGACAAGAAGATTAGAGCCTGAAGAGATAGTTACTCTAGTTAAAAAACATAATTCTATCGGTGCAGCCTATACCTATTCGGAGCCATTGATCTGGTATGAGTATATTCTGGATACAGCTCAGTTAATACATCAGACGGGATTAAAGAATGTATTAGTAACCAATGGTCTGATTAATCCTGAGCCCTTGGCTGGATTATTGTCCTATATTGATGGTTTAAATATTGATTTAAAAGCATTCAGTGAAGAGTTTTATCGTGATATCTGTCAGGGCTATTTAGAGCCGGTTAAAGAGAGCATTAGACTGGCTAATCAGGAGGCTTTAGTGGAGGTAACTACTCTATTGATACCAGGATTGAATGATTCAAGGGAAGAGATTGAAGAATTAACAGCCTGGCTGGCCGATATTAATCCTGATATTCCGCTCCACTTTACTCGCTACTTTCCTAAGTATAAATTACAGGCTGAGCAGACATCGATGGAGACTTTGCTGCAGGCCAAGGAGATAGCTGAAGAAAAGTTGAACTTTGTTTATCTAGGTAATGTAAGGGAGCCGGAGTATAGTAATACTTATTGTTATGAATGTGGTCAACTGCTTATCAAGCGAAGTTGGTCTCAGCCGGAAATATACTTGCAAGATGATATATGTCCAGAGTGTGGAGCTGAGATTAATATTCTGCTGGCGGATTAA
- the ilvD gene encoding dihydroxy-acid dehydratase — protein sequence MRSDQATKGVNKAPHRSLFKAMGYTDKEIERPLIGIANAQNEVIPGHDHLDQIAEAVKAGVRMEGGTPIEFGGIGVCDGIAMGHQGMHYSLASREVIADSIEIMAQAHALDALVLIPNCDKIVPGMLMAAARINIPTVVVSGGPMLAGRHQGENIDLKTVFESVAAVQTGKLAEEELLEVENNACPGCGSCSGMFTANSMNCLTEVLGLGLPGNGTIPAVYAQRRRLAKRAGMQIMEMLDKDIKPLDILTEKSFENALAVDMALGCSTNTALHLPAIAHEAGIDLDLELINEISAEVPHLCSLSPAGKHHIEDLNEAGGIPAVMKVLSSEGILNEGLRTVTGVTIEENLAEAEVLNEDVIRNFETAYHQTGGLAVLKGNLAPDGAVVKQAAVADEMLVHEGPARIFNSEEETVEAIHNGEIKAGDVVIIKYEGPKGGPGMREMLTPTSAVAGAGLDKEVALITDGRFSGATRGASIGHASPEAMEGGPIAVVEEGDIVEIDIPNRQLNVKLSQKEIENRLEDWSQPEPKIKTGYLSRYAKLVSSASTGAVFK from the coding sequence ATGAGAAGTGATCAAGCAACTAAAGGAGTTAATAAAGCACCACACCGTTCATTATTTAAGGCTATGGGATATACTGACAAGGAGATTGAAAGACCATTAATCGGGATTGCCAATGCTCAAAATGAAGTAATTCCCGGCCATGATCATTTAGACCAGATTGCTGAAGCAGTTAAGGCTGGAGTGAGAATGGAAGGGGGAACCCCTATTGAGTTCGGCGGCATCGGCGTCTGTGATGGAATTGCTATGGGCCATCAGGGAATGCATTATTCGTTAGCCAGCAGAGAAGTGATTGCTGATTCAATTGAGATTATGGCCCAGGCCCATGCTCTGGATGCTTTGGTTTTGATTCCTAACTGTGATAAGATTGTGCCGGGCATGTTGATGGCAGCAGCCAGAATTAATATTCCTACAGTAGTAGTCAGCGGCGGACCGATGTTGGCCGGTAGACATCAAGGGGAAAATATAGATTTAAAGACGGTATTTGAGAGTGTAGCTGCTGTTCAGACCGGAAAGCTGGCTGAGGAAGAGCTGTTAGAGGTCGAAAATAATGCCTGTCCAGGATGTGGTTCCTGTTCGGGGATGTTTACAGCTAATTCTATGAACTGTCTTACTGAGGTATTAGGCTTAGGTCTGCCTGGAAATGGAACTATTCCGGCTGTCTATGCTCAACGGAGAAGATTAGCCAAAAGGGCCGGTATGCAGATAATGGAGATGCTGGATAAAGATATTAAGCCCTTGGATATTTTAACCGAAAAGTCCTTTGAGAATGCTCTGGCAGTGGATATGGCTTTAGGATGTTCGACGAATACTGCTCTACATTTGCCTGCTATTGCCCATGAAGCAGGAATAGATCTTGATCTGGAGTTGATTAATGAGATCAGTGCTGAAGTGCCGCATTTATGTAGTTTAAGTCCAGCCGGAAAGCATCATATTGAGGATCTCAATGAAGCCGGCGGAATACCAGCAGTGATGAAGGTATTAAGCAGTGAAGGAATTCTGAATGAAGGCTTAAGAACTGTAACTGGAGTGACAATTGAGGAAAACTTAGCGGAAGCAGAAGTCTTAAATGAAGATGTAATTCGTAATTTTGAAACTGCTTATCATCAGACTGGCGGTCTGGCTGTCTTGAAGGGTAATCTTGCTCCTGATGGTGCAGTTGTTAAACAGGCAGCAGTAGCTGATGAGATGTTGGTTCATGAAGGGCCGGCTCGGATATTTAATTCAGAAGAAGAGACTGTTGAAGCTATTCACAATGGTGAGATTAAAGCAGGTGATGTGGTAATTATTAAGTATGAAGGACCTAAAGGCGGTCCCGGTATGCGGGAGATGTTGACACCTACTTCGGCTGTAGCAGGGGCTGGACTTGATAAAGAGGTAGCCTTAATTACAGATGGACGCTTCTCTGGAGCTACGCGAGGAGCTTCTATCGGCCATGCTTCTCCGGAAGCTATGGAAGGAGGACCGATTGCTGTTGTTGAGGAAGGAGATATAGTTGAGATCGATATTCCTAATCGTCAGTTGAATGTTAAATTAAGTCAGAAAGAGATTGAAAATAGACTGGAGGACTGGTCTCAGCCGGAGCCTAAGATTAAGACAGGATATCTGTCCCGTTATGCTAAGTTAGTTAGTTCTGCCAGCACCGGTGCAGTCTTTAAGTAA
- the ilvB gene encoding biosynthetic-type acetolactate synthase large subunit — MEFTGAEIFVKALLEEGVDKIFGYPGGAVIPIYDALYEADIECVLARHEQGSAHAADGYARSTGRPGVCLATSGPGATNLVTGLATAHMDSIPLVAFTGQVPTGMLGTDAFQEADITGATLPMTKHNYLVQQVEDLPRIIKEAFHIATTGRPGPVLIDIPKDVQMDKTVFEYPTEVNLPGYDPTYNGHGLQVKKAADAIKRAEKPVIYAGGGVVASGAAEELRELARKAEIPVTTTLMGLGSFPETDDLALEMLGMHGTEYANYAVSETDLLIAVGARFDDRVTGDLETFAKGAEIIHIDIDPAEVSKRVTVDIPIVGDVKNVLQDLNQQVKEQEHSEWCKRIQEWKEESIISSDKGSEALTPKLVIETIDEVTGDDVLLATEVGQNQMWAAQYYKYTKPRSFVSSGGLGTMGYGFPASLGIQIGNPEATVFCIAGDGSLQMNSQELATAVQHELPVNVAILNNSYLGMVRQWQEIFNEKRYASTCLKKRQSCPTECSGPDSDRSCPEMTPDFVKLAEAYGALGIRVTEPEEVKPALEKAVASSKSVVIDFVIEREENVFPMVPAGGSLDNMLVGEDN; from the coding sequence ATGGAATTTACTGGGGCAGAAATTTTTGTTAAAGCATTGTTGGAAGAAGGGGTTGACAAGATATTTGGTTATCCAGGTGGTGCTGTGATACCTATTTATGATGCCTTATATGAGGCTGATATTGAGTGTGTTCTGGCTAGACATGAGCAGGGTTCAGCTCATGCTGCTGACGGTTATGCGCGGAGTACCGGCAGGCCTGGTGTCTGTCTTGCTACTTCTGGACCGGGAGCAACCAATTTAGTTACAGGGCTGGCTACTGCTCATATGGATTCAATTCCGTTAGTAGCCTTTACCGGGCAGGTACCAACAGGAATGCTTGGTACGGATGCTTTTCAGGAGGCAGATATCACGGGAGCTACTCTACCGATGACTAAACATAATTATTTAGTCCAACAGGTAGAAGATCTACCTAGAATCATCAAGGAGGCCTTTCATATTGCGACTACAGGCAGACCGGGTCCTGTTTTAATTGATATACCTAAGGATGTTCAGATGGATAAAACAGTTTTTGAATATCCAACTGAAGTAAATCTGCCCGGTTATGATCCTACTTATAACGGTCACGGCTTACAGGTGAAGAAGGCAGCAGACGCAATCAAGCGAGCTGAAAAGCCGGTAATCTATGCTGGAGGGGGAGTAGTAGCCAGCGGTGCTGCCGAAGAACTGCGGGAGCTAGCCAGAAAGGCTGAAATCCCTGTAACTACAACTTTAATGGGATTAGGAAGTTTTCCAGAAACTGATGATTTAGCCTTAGAGATGTTGGGTATGCATGGTACTGAGTATGCTAATTATGCTGTGTCAGAGACTGATTTATTGATTGCAGTTGGAGCGAGATTTGATGATCGAGTAACAGGAGATCTGGAGACTTTTGCTAAGGGAGCAGAGATTATTCATATAGATATTGATCCAGCAGAAGTTTCAAAACGGGTTACAGTTGATATTCCGATAGTTGGTGATGTTAAGAATGTATTACAGGATTTAAATCAGCAGGTTAAAGAACAAGAACATAGTGAATGGTGTAAAAGGATTCAAGAATGGAAGGAAGAGTCAATTATATCCAGTGATAAGGGCTCTGAAGCCTTGACTCCGAAGCTTGTGATTGAAACCATCGATGAGGTAACTGGTGATGATGTATTGCTTGCTACTGAAGTGGGGCAGAACCAGATGTGGGCTGCTCAGTATTATAAATATACTAAGCCCCGAAGTTTTGTTTCTTCGGGAGGTTTGGGAACTATGGGCTATGGTTTTCCGGCCAGTTTAGGTATTCAGATCGGAAATCCGGAGGCAACAGTCTTCTGTATAGCTGGTGATGGAAGTCTACAGATGAATTCCCAGGAATTGGCCACTGCTGTTCAGCATGAACTGCCGGTTAATGTGGCAATACTGAATAACAGTTACCTGGGAATGGTTAGACAGTGGCAGGAAATATTCAATGAAAAACGTTATGCGTCTACTTGTTTAAAGAAGCGCCAAAGCTGTCCAACTGAGTGTTCTGGACCTGATTCTGACAGAAGCTGTCCAGAGATGACGCCTGACTTTGTTAAACTGGCTGAAGCCTATGGTGCTTTGGGAATCAGAGTTACTGAGCCGGAGGAAGTAAAACCGGCGCTAGAAAAGGCAGTTGCTAGTTCCAAATCGGTAGTAATAGACTTTGTGATTGAACGGGAAGAAAATGTATTCCCAATGGTTCCAGCCGGAGGAAGTCTGGATAATATGTTAGTAGGAGAGGATAATTAA
- the ilvN gene encoding acetolactate synthase small subunit, producing the protein MKHTVSVLVANKSGVLARIASLFSRRGFNIDSLSVGTTENPTVSRITIVVEGDEHVLEQVTKQLNKLIDVHKVSDITNDSSVDRDLALIKVKATPKDRSEIMQVVDIFRGKIVDVASDSLMIEITGDEEKVNALEELLRPFGIVELVRTGKIAMVRGDKE; encoded by the coding sequence ATGAAGCATACAGTTTCTGTATTAGTAGCAAATAAGTCTGGAGTTTTGGCCCGGATTGCAAGCCTCTTTAGCAGAAGGGGATTTAATATCGATAGTTTATCAGTAGGAACTACAGAGAATCCTACAGTCTCCCGGATTACTATTGTAGTAGAAGGTGATGAACATGTTTTAGAACAGGTTACTAAGCAGTTAAATAAATTAATAGATGTTCATAAGGTTAGTGATATTACTAATGATTCTTCTGTAGATAGAGATCTGGCTTTAATTAAGGTAAAAGCAACTCCCAAAGATAGATCAGAAATCATGCAGGTTGTAGATATCTTCAGGGGCAAGATAGTAGATGTTGCTTCAGATTCATTAATGATTGAGATTACTGGTGATGAAGAAAAGGTGAATGCTTTAGAAGAGTTATTAAGACCTTTCGGTATTGTAGAGTTAGTGAGAACAGGAAAGATTGCTATGGTACGCGGCGATAAGGAATAG
- a CDS encoding Hsp20/alpha crystallin family protein, which yields MKKGVSGMRPTTWNPFSEIKTLRDQMNKFLDETFHSPEGIELQPSVDIFEEGEEIVAKVNIPGIDPEKVEIMISEDTLIVQGEVTEERQMDEEGYHKLERQTGRFKRTISLPFKVEREAASASAEHGVLEIRMPKSEEEIEKITRLEIND from the coding sequence ATGAAGAAAGGAGTGTCCGGCATGAGACCGACTACTTGGAATCCCTTTAGCGAAATAAAGACGCTGCGTGATCAGATGAATAAGTTTTTGGATGAAACTTTTCATTCGCCTGAAGGAATTGAACTGCAGCCTTCAGTTGATATCTTTGAAGAAGGTGAAGAAATAGTAGCCAAAGTAAATATTCCCGGTATTGATCCTGAGAAAGTAGAGATTATGATCAGTGAAGATACCTTGATTGTTCAGGGAGAAGTAACAGAAGAACGACAGATGGATGAAGAGGGTTATCATAAGCTTGAACGTCAGACTGGTAGATTCAAAAGAACGATATCACTCCCCTTTAAGGTAGAGCGTGAAGCAGCCAGTGCTTCTGCTGAACATGGTGTTTTGGAGATTAGAATGCCTAAGAGTGAAGAAGAGATTGAAAAGATAACTCGGCTTGAAATCAATGATTAA
- a CDS encoding CPBP family intramembrane glutamic endopeptidase translates to MKHIIELINKKDKQYTWTNYELIKYQLLWYLSLFLFSLTQRYNFPNLPQIDSLFHYLFGIPIKLLMIAYLIYILLFKKSFTLNQIGLTSNNYFADFTLGIKVSLPLPILTIILINLQHHHLDFNQLFEPLIKITSFNELITSFLYFIVLVSIALIPATAKELFYRTIIYNFFKERLGLMFGALLSSVYYSLASLQFSFGLMLSNFIVGGISIYLYERNNNLFSSIIWQSFYQATTILYIFGF, encoded by the coding sequence ATGAAACATATAATAGAATTAATAAATAAAAAAGATAAACAGTATACCTGGACAAACTATGAATTAATTAAATATCAACTACTCTGGTATCTAAGCCTATTTCTATTTTCTCTAACTCAGAGATATAATTTTCCTAATCTACCCCAAATAGATTCGCTATTCCATTATCTATTTGGAATTCCTATTAAATTATTGATGATTGCTTATTTAATCTATATACTGCTTTTTAAAAAAAGCTTTACTTTAAACCAGATAGGATTAACATCGAATAATTACTTTGCTGATTTTACATTAGGTATCAAAGTAAGTCTGCCGCTGCCAATTTTGACTATCATTCTAATTAATCTACAGCATCATCATTTAGATTTTAATCAGCTCTTCGAACCATTAATTAAGATTACTTCATTTAATGAATTAATTACCAGCTTTCTGTACTTTATAGTCTTAGTTTCAATAGCCTTAATTCCAGCTACAGCTAAAGAATTATTTTATCGAACCATTATCTATAATTTCTTTAAAGAAAGATTAGGACTCATGTTTGGTGCTTTACTCAGCAGTGTCTATTACTCCTTAGCTTCATTACAGTTCAGTTTTGGTCTTATGCTGAGCAATTTTATAGTTGGAGGTATCTCTATTTATCTCTATGAACGAAATAATAATCTATTCTCCTCAATTATCTGGCAGAGTTTCTACCAAGCTACAACTATTTTATACATCTTTGGTTTCTAG
- a CDS encoding PLP-dependent aminotransferase family protein, translated as MFEEYFSDNAKQMRSSEIREFFKLTEKPEVISFAGGFPSKDCLPIDQVQEVNKRLLLEAEEEMLQYSPTEGQEDLRKYIVDFMAQKGIDVGVDNILVTSGSQQGLDLVSKIFINPGDKVITESPSYVGGLGAIRNYRGDILSIKVDNKGLRLDLLEAELERLTNNGQQIKFIYLVADFNNPTGLSLAVERREKLVELAEKYEFLILEDDPYSKLKYDGPERPAIKNFDKQGRVIYLGSFSKIFIPGIRVGWVVAAEEVIQKLILAKQSTDLCSNSMGQRLIAACGREGIIDNQIKKLCRLYRRRRDKTMESLNKYFPPEVNWTEPEGGFYTWVELPPYLNSKDLLFKAIEQNVAYVSGEAFSSSGQKQNAFRLSFSQPTLEEIEEGIYRLSEVIKTELNSFEARNQRCIK; from the coding sequence ATGTTTGAAGAGTATTTTTCTGATAATGCCAAACAGATGCGTAGTTCGGAGATTAGAGAATTTTTTAAATTAACAGAAAAACCGGAGGTTATCTCTTTTGCCGGCGGCTTTCCCAGCAAAGACTGTCTTCCGATTGATCAGGTACAGGAGGTAAATAAAAGATTATTGTTGGAAGCTGAAGAGGAGATGCTGCAGTATAGTCCTACTGAAGGTCAAGAAGATTTAAGAAAGTATATTGTTGATTTTATGGCTCAGAAAGGAATAGATGTAGGAGTAGATAATATTCTGGTTACTAGCGGTTCCCAACAGGGGCTGGATTTAGTCAGTAAGATCTTTATTAATCCTGGAGACAAGGTAATAACAGAATCTCCAAGTTATGTAGGTGGATTAGGTGCTATTAGAAATTATCGGGGTGATATACTCAGTATTAAGGTAGATAATAAAGGCTTGCGGCTTGATCTTTTAGAAGCAGAATTAGAAAGGCTAACTAACAATGGACAGCAGATAAAGTTTATTTATCTTGTTGCAGACTTCAATAATCCAACCGGCTTAAGCTTAGCTGTTGAGCGTCGTGAAAAATTAGTAGAGTTGGCTGAAAAGTATGAATTCTTAATTTTAGAGGATGATCCTTATAGTAAATTAAAATACGATGGTCCTGAAAGACCGGCTATTAAGAATTTTGATAAGCAAGGTCGTGTAATTTATCTGGGTTCCTTTTCTAAGATATTCATTCCCGGTATTAGAGTTGGCTGGGTAGTAGCAGCTGAGGAAGTAATTCAGAAGTTAATTTTAGCCAAACAGTCGACTGATCTCTGTTCCAATTCTATGGGGCAGCGGTTGATTGCTGCCTGTGGAAGAGAAGGAATAATAGATAATCAGATTAAGAAACTATGTCGACTATATCGCCGCCGTAGAGATAAAACAATGGAATCACTGAATAAATACTTTCCTCCAGAAGTAAATTGGACTGAACCGGAAGGTGGATTCTATACCTGGGTAGAATTACCGCCCTATTTGAATAGCAAGGACTTATTATTTAAAGCAATTGAGCAGAATGTTGCTTATGTCAGTGGGGAGGCCTTTAGCAGCAGTGGACAGAAGCAGAATGCTTTTCGCCTTTCTTTTAGTCAGCCGACATTGGAGGAAATAGAGGAAGGAATCTATAGATTAAGCGAGGTAATTAAAACAGAATTAAATTCTTTTGAAGCTAGAAACCAAAGATGTATAAAATAG
- a CDS encoding anaerobic glycerol-3-phosphate dehydrogenase subunit C, with the protein MTNLKLEEQMDELNSLIDGEVLTDETNRILYSTDASIYQIEPLGVVLPKNKSDVQKAVEYASNNGLSIIPRGAGSGLSGQTLGQGIVIDFTKYMDRIKEINIEESYVRLEPGVTLGVLNQTLSQDNKFLPPDPSSGNYCTLGGMLGNNASGGHSVKYGSTIDYVLELEVVLADGEEIKVENLEIGSQQFKAKLNQSNKVGDIYQQILELVKNNKELIAEHTPDARKNCSGYRLDEVLADQQFNLAKLLVGSEGTLAVITEAKLRIAELPSEQAIALLYFDDLDKAGRAVDKVLELDPSAIEIMNYGFLELVRKNHADIDQRLPDDLKTALLIEFDGDSQSEIEEKILQTEELICDELGLAFEIDTAHEEAEQKKLWSVRKSAVPILNKLEGPKRITGFVEDVAVAPAKLPDYIRRFKEIMDKYEVEAIIYGHAGHGNTHPRPLLNLKQEEDIEKMEAIAQDVYELVNELNGTISGEHGDGLLRTDFIEEIYGSMYDLFQKTKEIFDPEYILNPGKIVVDTTDLLTENLRYGADYETIGVESDLEFATEYQKEVEKCHGCSKCRSVVGTDMCPVFKALGEEKAAPRAKANILRGLISGRLDYNEYLKSRAFQEVFDLCLNCKNCYLECSSEVNIPKLIMEARIQHYRQTGQPLVNRFLGASEVLGKLGSITPKLTNTFLDAAPLRGMMEKMTGIAKKRSLPEFTDNTFKEWFAGRENKADKKVAYFVGCSTNYYHPEVGKGLVQLLEANGYQVIIPDQKCCSVANLNYGNLEGVQENINYNLESLVEVVKEGYDIVADCPSCSLMLKEEQLDVVDTKEARLVAENTYHINEYLLNLKEKDELKLDFNPNEIDFLYHTPCHLKAQGLASSTEELLGFIPELEIKELDAGCCGIAGTFGLKKDKYDLSMEIGENLFKKIESSNLEKVLTDCDACRMQLEEGTGKAVRHPIEILAENLSD; encoded by the coding sequence ATGACCAATTTAAAATTAGAAGAGCAGATGGATGAACTGAATTCGTTAATTGATGGTGAGGTGCTGACTGATGAAACAAATCGTATTCTGTATAGTACCGATGCCAGTATTTATCAGATTGAGCCGTTAGGAGTAGTCTTACCTAAGAATAAATCTGATGTACAGAAGGCTGTAGAGTATGCTTCTAATAATGGTTTATCGATTATACCTAGAGGAGCCGGCTCTGGTTTATCAGGTCAAACTTTGGGTCAAGGAATTGTAATAGATTTTACTAAGTATATGGATAGAATTAAAGAGATTAATATAGAAGAATCCTATGTTCGACTAGAACCGGGCGTTACTTTAGGTGTTTTGAATCAGACTTTAAGTCAAGATAATAAATTCTTGCCGCCTGATCCTTCCAGTGGTAATTACTGTACTTTAGGCGGTATGCTGGGTAATAATGCTTCAGGCGGACATTCAGTTAAGTACGGCAGTACTATTGATTATGTTCTGGAATTAGAAGTAGTGCTGGCTGATGGAGAAGAAATTAAAGTGGAGAACTTGGAGATAGGAAGCCAGCAGTTTAAAGCGAAACTGAATCAGTCCAATAAAGTGGGGGATATTTACCAGCAGATCCTTGAATTGGTTAAAAATAATAAAGAATTAATTGCTGAACATACTCCAGATGCTAGAAAGAACTGTAGCGGCTATAGATTGGATGAGGTTTTGGCTGATCAGCAGTTTAATTTAGCAAAGTTATTGGTTGGTTCGGAAGGGACTTTAGCTGTGATTACTGAAGCTAAATTAAGAATTGCTGAACTGCCTTCAGAGCAGGCAATAGCTCTGTTATACTTTGATGATCTGGATAAGGCAGGTAGAGCTGTAGATAAGGTTTTAGAACTGGATCCCAGTGCTATTGAGATTATGAATTATGGCTTTTTGGAACTGGTACGCAAGAATCATGCTGATATCGACCAGCGGCTGCCGGATGATCTCAAGACAGCATTATTAATAGAGTTTGACGGTGATAGCCAGTCTGAAATTGAAGAGAAAATTCTACAGACAGAAGAGCTAATCTGTGATGAATTGGGTTTAGCCTTTGAAATAGATACTGCTCATGAGGAAGCTGAACAGAAGAAATTATGGTCTGTTAGAAAGTCAGCAGTTCCGATTTTAAATAAGTTAGAAGGCCCGAAGCGGATTACAGGCTTTGTTGAAGATGTGGCAGTTGCTCCTGCAAAATTACCTGACTATATCCGCCGGTTTAAAGAAATTATGGATAAGTATGAAGTTGAAGCAATTATCTACGGACATGCCGGCCATGGAAATACTCATCCCCGTCCGTTATTGAATCTGAAGCAAGAAGAAGATATCGAAAAGATGGAGGCCATTGCTCAGGATGTTTATGAGTTAGTCAATGAGTTGAATGGAACTATCAGTGGAGAACACGGTGATGGTCTGCTGCGGACAGACTTTATAGAAGAGATTTATGGTTCGATGTATGATCTGTTTCAGAAAACAAAGGAGATCTTTGATCCTGAATATATTCTGAATCCGGGAAAGATAGTTGTTGATACCACCGATTTATTAACGGAAAATCTTAGATATGGTGCTGATTATGAAACTATTGGAGTTGAATCTGATTTAGAATTTGCTACTGAATACCAAAAAGAAGTGGAGAAATGTCACGGCTGTTCGAAGTGCCGCTCAGTAGTAGGTACAGATATGTGTCCTGTCTTTAAAGCTTTAGGAGAGGAAAAAGCGGCTCCAAGGGCGAAGGCTAATATACTGCGGGGGCTTATTTCAGGCAGACTGGATTATAATGAATATTTAAAGTCACGGGCCTTCCAAGAGGTCTTTGACCTCTGTCTTAACTGTAAAAACTGTTATTTAGAATGTTCATCAGAAGTTAATATTCCTAAATTGATAATGGAAGCCAGGATTCAGCATTATAGACAGACTGGGCAGCCGTTAGTTAATAGATTCTTAGGAGCAAGTGAAGTATTGGGTAAGCTGGGTAGTATTACTCCTAAACTGACTAATACCTTTCTTGATGCTGCTCCTTTAAGAGGGATGATGGAAAAGATGACCGGAATTGCTAAAAAACGCAGCTTACCTGAATTTACCGATAATACCTTTAAGGAATGGTTTGCAGGTAGAGAGAATAAAGCAGACAAGAAGGTAGCTTACTTTGTGGGCTGTTCAACAAATTATTACCATCCGGAAGTAGGAAAAGGTTTAGTACAGCTGTTAGAAGCAAATGGCTATCAAGTAATCATTCCAGACCAGAAATGTTGCAGTGTAGCCAACTTAAATTATGGTAATCTAGAAGGTGTCCAAGAGAATATCAATTATAATCTGGAATCTTTAGTTGAAGTAGTAAAGGAAGGCTATGATATTGTAGCTGACTGTCCTAGCTGTAGTCTAATGTTAAAAGAAGAACAGCTGGATGTAGTTGATACCAAAGAAGCCAGATTAGTAGCCGAGAATACTTATCATATAAATGAGTATCTGTTAAACTTAAAAGAAAAGGATGAACTGAAACTGGACTTTAATCCTAATGAAATTGACTTTTTATACCACACTCCCTGTCATCTTAAGGCCCAGGGCTTAGCGAGCTCTACTGAAGAGTTGTTAGGTTTTATTCCTGAACTGGAGATTAAAGAATTGGATGCTGGCTGCTGTGGTATAGCCGGAACCTTTGGGTTAAAAAAGGATAAGTATGACCTATCAATGGAGATAGGTGAGAATCTATTTAAGAAGATAGAGAGCAGTAATTTAGAAAAGGTATTGACTGATTGTGATGCCTGTCGAATGCAATTAGAAGAAGGAACTGGTAAAGCAGTAAGACATCCGATAGAGATTTTAGCTGAAAATCTTAGTGATTAG